A stretch of Cicer arietinum cultivar CDC Frontier isolate Library 1 chromosome 5, Cicar.CDCFrontier_v2.0, whole genome shotgun sequence DNA encodes these proteins:
- the LOC101492322 gene encoding NAP1-related protein 2, whose translation MVADKSKKLKVSDNNEEIDGELVLNIEKLQEIQDELEKINEEASDKVLEIEQKYNEIRKPVYDKRNDLIKSIPDFWLTAFLSHPALGDLLNEEDQKIFKYFSSLEVEDHKDVKSGYSITFNFNPNPYFEDTKLVKTFTFLEEGTTKVTATPIKWKEGKEIPNGVSHEKKGNKRAPTDISFFSWFSDTEQKEDLDDIHCEVAEIIKDDLWPNPLTYFNNEEADEDDDEAGDLGKDDDDSEDDDDDDEDEDDDEEEE comes from the exons ATGGTGGCCGACAAATCCAAGAAGTTGAAAGTTTCTGACAACAATGAAGAAATCGATGGAGAACTTGTTCTCAACATCGAAAAGTTGCAGGAAATCCAAGACGAACTCGAAAAG ATCAATGAGGAGGCGAGCGATAAAGTGCTCGAAATAGAGCAGAAGTACAATGAGATCCGGAAACCGGTGTATGATAAGCGCAATGATCTTATCAAATCAATTCCTGATTTCTGGTTAACTGCT TTTTTGAGCCATCCTGCCCTTGGTGATCTTTTGAATGAAGAAGATCAGAAG ATATTTAAGTATTTTAGTTCTCTTGAGGTTGAAGACCATAAAGATGTCAAATCAGGCTATTCAATCACCTTT AATTTCAATCCCAATCCCTATTTTGAGGATACAAAGCTTGTAAAGACTTTTACCTTCCTTGAAGAAGGAACAACAAAGGTTACTGCTACACCCATAAAATGGAAAGAGGGCAAG GAGATTCCCAATGGAGTTAGTCACGAGAAGAAAGGAAACAAGCGTGCTCCTACTGATATCAG TTTCTTTAGCTGGTTTAGCGACACTGAACAGAAAGAGGACTTGGACGACATTCATTGTGAG GTTGCAGAAATAATCAAGGATGATTTATGGCCAAATCCCCTTACTTATTTCAACAAT GAGGAAGCAGATGAAGATGACGATGAGGCTGGTGATTTG GGAAAGGATGATGATGACtctgaagatgatgatgatgatgatgaggatgaagatgatgacgaggaGGAAGAATAG